The proteins below come from a single Lactobacillus johnsonii genomic window:
- a CDS encoding helix-turn-helix domain-containing protein — translation MRLGQKITELRKKNNLSQEGLAEKMNVSRQAVSKWESDQSIPDIEKIVNLSELFGVTTDYLLKSGAPSFEIKTADIPVEDPLPILPDELVQKYLSTAKKSSQFRALAIALAIFSPACISFCSALSGFPIGVSDKMQLIISLIGFAATIVVLAISFGLLVYSFLIMREFKNLNNQNFNLMEEKKRLKSTIQSFHHTNDKYLVLSCILAVLAIVGPVMSGLSNSNGTISLIAWGITFSIFSGATYFFISYVSQLRYLSLLVKYRKHLPSNLHKLFVYGSWIYIFGVLGIDYIVSRFIEPIFSATNVFYLGIIIYCLFTYFFIKEKAE, via the coding sequence ATGAGATTAGGTCAAAAAATCACGGAATTACGAAAAAAGAATAATCTTTCTCAAGAAGGCTTAGCTGAAAAAATGAATGTTAGTCGCCAAGCCGTTTCAAAATGGGAAAGTGATCAATCAATTCCAGACATTGAAAAAATCGTTAACTTATCAGAATTATTTGGTGTTACCACAGATTATTTACTAAAAAGTGGTGCTCCATCTTTTGAAATTAAAACGGCAGATATTCCAGTAGAAGATCCATTACCTATTTTACCTGATGAATTGGTTCAAAAATATTTATCTACTGCTAAGAAGAGCTCACAATTCCGTGCTTTGGCAATAGCTCTTGCTATCTTCAGTCCAGCATGTATTAGTTTTTGCAGTGCTCTTTCAGGGTTCCCAATAGGTGTCAGTGATAAAATGCAATTAATCATTTCACTTATTGGATTTGCTGCAACCATTGTAGTTCTTGCAATTTCATTTGGTCTTCTAGTTTATAGTTTTCTTATTATGCGTGAATTTAAGAATCTAAATAACCAAAATTTTAATCTTATGGAAGAGAAAAAGAGATTAAAGTCTACTATTCAATCATTTCACCATACTAATGATAAGTATTTAGTTTTATCATGCATCCTAGCAGTCTTAGCTATTGTTGGACCAGTAATGAGTGGTCTCAGCAACTCTAACGGAACAATATCTCTTATTGCCTGGGGAATAACTTTCTCAATTTTCAGTGGTGCCACATATTTCTTTATATCTTATGTATCGCAACTCCGCTATCTTTCTCTTTTAGTTAAATATAGAAAGCATCTACCGTCCAACTTACACAAATTATTTGTTTACGGAAGCTGGATTTATATTTTCGGTGTTTTAGGTATAGATTACATTGTTAGTAGATTTATTGAACCTATTTTTAGCGCTACGAATGTTTTTTATTTAGGAATTATAATCTATTGTCTATTTACATATTTTTTCATTAAGGAAAAAGCAGAATAA
- a CDS encoding NAD(P)H-dependent oxidoreductase, which produces MDFLIIYCHPYEKSFNHAILESVKSNLAHKHKSFKVIDLYQEQFNPIYDKEELRLFHTGKTHDPLVTKYLNYLREASAIIFITPLWWNSIPAMLKGFIDKVMKEGKGLSHTVSKTGIHGELTNIKHTYVLTTSTSPTFYVKIFLGNGIKRIFVNKTLKQLGMQHRHWIHFGGLTNSTQKQRIAYLTKINHYNFSSRNH; this is translated from the coding sequence ATGGATTTCTTAATCATCTATTGTCATCCTTATGAAAAAAGTTTTAACCATGCAATTTTAGAATCAGTAAAATCAAATTTAGCACATAAGCATAAAAGCTTTAAAGTAATTGACTTGTATCAAGAACAATTTAATCCTATTTATGACAAAGAAGAATTACGTTTATTTCATACTGGTAAAACTCATGATCCTCTAGTAACAAAATACTTAAATTACTTAAGAGAAGCTTCCGCAATAATTTTTATTACTCCACTTTGGTGGAATAGTATCCCGGCAATGCTTAAAGGCTTTATTGACAAAGTTATGAAAGAAGGAAAAGGATTATCCCATACTGTAAGCAAAACTGGTATTCATGGCGAATTAACCAACATTAAACATACCTATGTCCTCACCACTTCAACTTCACCAACTTTTTATGTCAAAATCTTTTTGGGAAATGGTATTAAACGAATTTTTGTTAACAAAACTCTAAAGCAATTAGGAATGCAACATCGACATTGGATTCATTTTGGTGGGCTTACAAATTCTACACAAAAGCAGAGAATAGCTTACTTAACTAAGATTAATCACTATAATTTTTCCTCTCGCAACCATTAG